From one Dysidea avara chromosome 9, odDysAvar1.4, whole genome shotgun sequence genomic stretch:
- the LOC136266462 gene encoding uncharacterized protein: MPKECCAVNCSNLCVRGSGLSFYTFPADLDRRNKWIAAVNRKNWYPTEHTVICSKHFIDGQKSNNQFAPNYTPTIFQRVDSPMKRKMEAQVADFRRRTASRKRRIEQTEITDQQKKKAKESRMQELAESSKRQEETRKLEEERRLKEIEEQQRLEEERKRREEDERERLLREEERREAEQRKEIEDAKQKRLDEMNRLQQAEETRLEYDELLKKYDDLLLKYNQAVEELEQLRTREAKLNTKVDELQTRIVSRQSLEENDKQVKFYTGLPLFAVLLAIYNLVIKGLPECHFSGCPMFDQLLITLIKLRLNIPDQDLAYRFGVNQSTVSRCITKWLDVLHVKLSPLIYWPERDQLRKTMPTCFRKNFRKCAIVIDCFEVFIDRPTSLMARAQTWSNYKKHNTCKFLIGITPQGSVSFISKGWGGRVSDVHLTENCGLSKLLPGDVILADRGFTIEKAAGMYCAEVKVPPFTRGKKQLSKLEVDTARQLSHVRIHVERVIGLVRQKYSILQSTLSINMLKGDEEGVSPVDKIVVICCALCNCCDCSTILIIY, encoded by the coding sequence ATGCCAAAGGAGTGTTGTGCTGTGAATTGTTCCAATTTGTGTGTAAGAGGGAGTGGATTAAGTTTTTATACTTTCCCAGCGGATCTAGATCGAAGAAATAAATGGATTGCTGCTGTAAACAGGAAGAACTGGTACCCAACCGAGCACACGGTAATATGTAGTAAACATTTCATTGATGGACAAAAGAGTAACAACCAGTTTGCACCGAACTATACCCCTACAATCTTTCAACGCGTTGACAGTCCTATGAAACGAAAGATGGAAGCTCAGGTCGCGGATTTTCGAAGAAGAACAGCTTCCAGAAAACGGAGGATAGAGCAGACCGAGATCACTGATCAGCAAAAGAAAAAGGCAAAGGAAAGCAGAATGCAAGAGCTTGCTGAGTCTAGCAAAAGGCAAGAAGAAACAAGAAAATTGGAAGAAGAACGGAGGCTGAAAGAAATAGAAGAGCAGCAAAGGTTAGAGGAGGAGAGGAAAAGACGTGAAGAAGATGAGAGGGAGAGATTGTTGAGAGAAGAAGAAAGGAGAGAAGCTGAACAAAGAAAGGAGATTGAAGATGCCAAACAAAAGAGGTTGGATGAAATGAACAGATTGCAACAAGCTGAAGAGACACGACTAGAGTATGATGAACTACTCAAGAAATATGATGACCTACTCCTGAAATACAACCAAGCTGTAGAAGAGCTTGAACAGCTAAGAACAAGAGAAGCTAAACTGAATACAAAGGTTGATGAGTTGCAGACAAGGATAGTAAGTCGACAGAGCTTAGAAGAGAATGATAAGCAAGTGAAGTTTTATACAGGCCTACCATTGTTTGCAGTTTTGCTAGCCATATACAATTTGGTGATAAAGGGTCTACCTGAATGTCATTTTTCTGGCTGTCCCATGTTTGATCAGCTCTTGATTACTTTGATTAAGCTACGACTTAATATTCCTGATCAAGATTTGGCATATCGCTTTGGTGTAAACCAATCTACGGTTTCCCGATGCATTACCAAGTGGCTAGATGTACTTCATGTAAAGTTATCACCGTTGATTTATTGGCCAGAGAGGGATCAGTTACGGAAGACAATGCCAACATGTTTTAGGAAAAATTTTCGGAAATGTGCGATTGTTATAGACTGTTTTGAAGTGTTCATAGACAGGCCAACTTCACTGATGGCAAGGGCTCAAACATGGTCGAACTATAAGAAGCACAACACATGCAAATTCTTAATAGGCATCACTCCTCAGGGGTCAGTATCATTTATATCTAAAGGCTGGGGCGGAAGGGTATCTGATGTACATTTAACTGAGAACTGTGGTCTCTCAAAACTGTTACCTGGAGATGTCATCTTAGCAGATCGTGGCTTCACAATAGAAAAGGCTGCAGGAATGTATTGTGCAGAAGTCAAGGTACCTCCCTTTACAAGAGGGAAAAAGCAGTTAAGTAAGCTAGAAGTTGACACTGCTCGCCAGCTTTCTCATGTTAGAATTCATGTTGAAAGAGTTATTGGGCTAGTAAGGCAAAAATATTCCATATTACAATCAACTCTGTCTATTAACATGCTCAAAGGTGACGAAGAGGGTGTGTCTCCTGTTGATAAAATAGTTGTAATATGTTGTGCGCTATGTAACTGTTGTGACTGTAGTACCATTTTAATTATTTACTAA